A window from Fusarium musae strain F31 chromosome 8, whole genome shotgun sequence encodes these proteins:
- a CDS encoding hypothetical protein (EggNog:ENOG41) produces the protein MYADISKPPAPLPQAKPETVGEGITLLPPLSRRGHGPGLVILSPDSEKHLEIIEGVPSALLKWAEEGYAVVEIQAKAFKRDAGEVLGDALNALRGCEQLEKDGKIGLIAYDPNLWNQVAGSVNNSGLVGAVIYANDADLATLQKSSIPILRHIAGRTAIIERSDGLTTYSYSSAKSHLMATPFQDDFDYWTESLSHTRNLTFLKPLTNGPYFDLEAIWDEHTYYEFADRSVEHTMSTMVDQPYVNHVPTLTGGIGRKSLTTFYRDNFIFQNSDDTELELISRTIGIDRVVDEFLYKFTHNKTIDWLLPGVPPTDKKMEVPFTAVVNIRGDRLYHEHIAWDQGTVLAQLGLIPQYLPFPYPVAGQKEGAKYEYRVPVTGVDTAAKMRDRNSVASNEMFSYKVREV, from the exons ATGTACGCCGACATTTCAaagcctcctgctcctcttccCCAGGCCAAGCCTGAGACTGTTGGTGAGGGGATTACTCTTCTGCCTCCACTTTCAAGACGTGGTCATGGGCCTGGTCTTGTTATTCTGAGTCCTGACTCAGAGAAGCATTTGGAGATCATTGAGGGTGTTCCTTCTGCTCTCTTGAAGTGGGCTGAGGAAGGATATGCAGTTGTTGAGATACAAGCGAAGGCGTTTAAGAGAGATGCTGGTGAGGTGTTAGGTGATGCCTTGAATGCTTTGAGGGGTTGTGAGCAATTggagaaggatggcaagattgGACTGATTG CATATGACCCCAATCTTTGGAACCAGGTAGCTGGGTCAGTCAACAACTCTGGTCTAGTAGGTGCAGTGATCTACGCCAACGATGCAGATCTCGCAACTCTTCAGAAGTCCAGCATCCCCATCCTGCGCCACATTGCAGGCCGCACAGCCATCATCGAAAGAAGTGATGGCCTCACAACATACTCATACTCTAGCGCAAAGTCTCATCTCATGGCAACTCCATTCCAAGACGACTTTGACTACTGGACTGAGTCTTTATCGCACACAAGAAACTTGACTTTCCTGAAGCCGCTTACCAATGGCCCCtactttgatcttgaggctATCTGGGATGAGCATACTTATTATGAGTTTGCGGACCGCTCGGTTGAGCATACGATGAGCACTATGGTTGACCAGCCGTATGTTAACCACGTGCCTACT CTTACCGGTGGCATTGGCCGCAAATCACTCACAACCTTTTACCGTGACAACTTCATCTTTCAAAACTCAGACGACACAGAACTTGAACTCATCAGCCGCACAATCGGTATTGACCGTGTAGTCGATGAATTCCTCTACAAGTTCACCCATAACAAGACAATTGACTGGCT ACTTCCCGGCGTTCCACCAAccgacaagaagatggaagtcCCCTTTACTGCAGTCGTAAACATCCGCGGCGATCGTCTCTACCACGAGCATATCGCATGGGATCAGGGCACTGTTCTCGCTCAATTGGGCTTGATACCACAGTATCTCCCCTTCCCGTATCCTGTTGCAGGTCAAAAGGAAGGTGCCAAGTATGAGTATCGTGTGCCAGTGACGGGTGTTGATACAGCGGCGAAGATGAGGGATAGGAATTCGGTAGCTTCGAATGAGATGTTTAGCTACAAGGTTCGGGAGGTTTAA
- a CDS encoding hypothetical protein (EggNog:ENOG41) → MTKSYDVVVVGAGWFGLAAAKAIRQISPHANLAVLESAESCGGTWSKNRLYPGLKSNNMKGTYEFPDFPMAEKTYGVKPNSHIPGTVLHRYLTDFAKHYDFHDRIQFNTSVNLVERNGDAGWRVSVTSPEGTESITTERLVLATGLTSTPNMPQYKNAEKFGAPLFHAKDFCKEAPNLNVKKAIVVGGAKSAFDVAYALVQDGATVDLVVRPTGNGPVWIAPPFVTPLKKRLDQLLNIRWMTWFSPCPWGQEDGFPAVRNFLHGTSVGRFLVSNFWKALSNDVTGAIGYDSHPELAKLKPWHSAFWIGSGLSILNYDSPLFDLVKQGKIRVHIDDIESLEPNRAVMASGNVIDTDAIICSTGWKKESTIKFAEDELGLPYSTEKKRSLAQAADEKVLSLYPGLKNQPELNVKPKEANPLRYYRFMIPSGMVKTRDLAFAGMISSVSTATCATIQGHWIAAFLAGKIDRIPTSDKEITDEIMLHTQWGKWRYPCGYGADLPDLVFEGLPYCNMLMKDMGLETHRKGSRFQELTSPYLPADFKGLVEEWKEKHEATEEINGVEVGQLAGSLKKA, encoded by the exons ATGACTAAATCATATGATGTCGTGGTTGTAGGCGCCG GATGGTTCGGTCTGGCCGCCGCAAAAGCCATCAGACAAATCAGCCCCCACGCCAATCTCGCCGTCCTCGAGTCCGCCGAGTCATGCGGTGGCACCTGGTCCAAGAACCGTCTCTATCCCGGCCTCAAGTCCAACAACATGAAGGGCACATACGAATTCCCCGACTTTCCCATGGCCGAGAAGACATACGGCGTCAAGCCCAACAGCCACATCCCCGGAACAGTCCTCCACCGATATCTCACCGACTTCGCTAAGCACTACGATTTTCACGATCGAATCCAGTTCAACACTTCTGTGAACTTGGTGGAGCGAAATGGCGATGCTGGCTGGAGAGTTAGTGTTACTTCCCCCGAGGGAACTGAAAGTATCACTACCGAGAGATTGGTGCTGGCTACTGGTCTTACATCGACACCGAATATGCCCCAGTACAAGAACGCCGAGAAGTTCGGTGCTCCTCTCTTCCACGCCAAGGACTTCTGCAAAGAGGCTCCTAACCTGAACGTCAAGAAGGCCATTGTCGTTGGTGGTGCTAAGTCTGCCTTTGATGTTGCTTACGCACTGGTTCAAGATGGCGCAACAGTCGACTTGGTTGTTCGTCCTACAGGAAACGGTCCAGTTTGGATCGCTCCTCCTTTCGTCACACCTCTCAAGAAGCGACTTGATCAGTTGTTGAACATTCGATGGATGACCTGGTTCAGTCCCTGCCCTTGGGGTCAAGAAGACGGCTTCCCTGCTGTGCGAAACTTCCTCCATGGAACTTCTGTCGGTCGATTCCTCGTTAGCAACTTCTGGAAGGCTCTTAGCAACGATGTAACTGGTGCTATTGGCTACGATTCTCATCCTGAGCTAGCGAAGCTTAAGCCTTGGCACTCTGCCTTCTGGATCGGTAGTGGACTTAGCATTCTGAACTACGATAGCCCTCTGTTTGATCTTGTTAAGCAGGGCAAGATCAGAGTTCACATCGATGACATTGAGTCATTGGAGCCTAACCGAGCTGTCATGGCTTCTGGCAACGTTATCGACACCGATGCTATTATCTGCTCAACTGGCTGGAAGAAGGAGTCTACTATCAAGTTCGCagaggatgagcttggcctTCCCTACTCCACCGAGAAGAAGCGCTCTTTGGCTCAAGCCGCCGACGAGAAGGTCCTCTCGCTCTACCCCGGCCTCAAGAACCAACCAGAACTCAACGTCAAGCCCAAGGAAGCCAACCCTCTTCGCTACTACCGCTTCATGATTCCCTCCGGCATGGTCAAGACCCGTGACTTGGCTTTCGCCGGCATGATCTCCAGTGTCAGCACAGCCACATGCGCAACCATCCAAGGCCACTGGATCGCTGCTTTCCTTGCCGGCAAGATCGATCGCATTCCTACATCCGACAAGGAGATTACTGATGAGATTATGCTTCACACCCAATGGGGCAAGTGGCGATACCCTTGTGGTTACGGCGCTGATCTTCCTGATCTCGTATTCGAGGGTCTGCCTTATTGCAACATGCTTATGAAGGATATGGGACTTGAGACACATCGCAAGGGAAGCCGCTTCCAGGAACTTACTTCGCCTTATCTCCCTGCTGATTTCAAGGGATTGGTTGAGGAGTGGAAGGAGAAACACGAGGCCACTGAAGAGATTAACGGTGTCGAGGTTGGGCAACTTGCTGGTTCGCTGAAGAAGGCGTAA